From a single Rhodococcus qingshengii JCM 15477 genomic region:
- the mltG gene encoding endolytic transglycosylase MltG, with protein sequence MNARWDEGGGSRPTSSFDFDNDETMVMRALPQNIDPPHMSRAEARKQREARNKRAKRGKKVGVLALLVLVIAVLGVGAYGALWYMDRNKTAEDFAGPGGAPVVIQINSGETASEIGATLEAKNVVASSAAFYNAAIANPSEIQKVQPGFYQVPVQSSAASALDTLVAPDSRVGSVVIAEGRQLHDSSDAQTGSLKKGIYNLISEASCVGPVSAQKCVSTDELNTAGASSDLASLGVPEWAMSSVKSVPDKDRQLEGLIAASSWDFDPTATPTEILRSLVEGSAAKYEATGILTAGSGVGMSPYQLLVAASLVEREALPADMAKVARVIVNRLAVDQPLQFDSTVNYSLDTTEVATTDADRERVTPWNTYAMPGLPATPIASPSIDALKAVESPAAGDWLYFVTINKEGQTLFTKSYEEHLANIELAQQSGILDSGR encoded by the coding sequence GTGAACGCGCGGTGGGATGAGGGCGGCGGAAGCCGGCCCACCAGTTCGTTCGACTTCGACAACGACGAGACCATGGTCATGCGTGCACTGCCGCAGAACATCGATCCGCCGCACATGTCGCGAGCCGAGGCACGCAAGCAACGCGAAGCGCGCAACAAGCGCGCCAAGCGTGGCAAGAAGGTCGGCGTTCTCGCCCTGCTGGTGTTGGTGATCGCAGTCCTCGGTGTTGGTGCATACGGCGCTCTCTGGTACATGGATCGCAACAAGACCGCGGAGGATTTTGCCGGCCCCGGCGGCGCACCCGTGGTCATCCAGATCAACAGTGGAGAAACCGCATCGGAGATCGGTGCGACGCTCGAGGCGAAGAACGTCGTCGCGAGTTCCGCTGCTTTCTACAACGCGGCGATCGCCAATCCGTCTGAGATCCAGAAGGTGCAACCCGGCTTCTACCAGGTGCCGGTGCAGAGTAGCGCCGCGAGCGCACTCGACACCTTGGTTGCCCCGGACTCCCGAGTCGGCAGTGTTGTCATCGCCGAAGGGCGTCAGCTGCACGACAGTTCGGACGCGCAGACCGGCTCGCTCAAGAAGGGCATCTACAACCTCATTTCCGAGGCGAGTTGTGTCGGCCCGGTTTCCGCTCAGAAATGTGTCTCGACAGACGAATTGAACACTGCGGGAGCATCTTCCGATCTGGCTTCGCTCGGCGTGCCCGAATGGGCGATGTCGTCGGTCAAGAGCGTGCCGGACAAGGACCGTCAGCTCGAAGGCCTGATCGCCGCCAGCAGTTGGGATTTCGATCCCACTGCGACGCCGACCGAGATCCTGCGGTCGTTGGTCGAGGGTAGCGCCGCCAAGTACGAGGCCACGGGAATTCTGACAGCCGGCAGCGGGGTCGGAATGTCTCCGTACCAGTTGTTGGTGGCAGCGTCGCTGGTCGAGCGTGAGGCGTTGCCCGCTGACATGGCCAAGGTCGCGCGGGTGATCGTCAACCGACTCGCAGTCGATCAGCCTCTGCAGTTCGACTCCACGGTCAACTACTCACTCGACACCACCGAGGTCGCAACCACGGATGCCGACCGTGAGCGCGTCACGCCGTGGAACACGTACGCAATGCCGGGTCTGCCTGCAACGCCCATCGCTTCGCCGAGCATCGACGCGCTGAAGGCCGTGGAATCGCCGGCGGCCGGTGACTGGTTGTACTTCGTCACGATCAACAAGGAAGGCCAGACGCTCTTCACCAAGAGCTACGAGGAGCATTTGGCCAACATCGAACTGGCACAGCAAAGTGGGATTCTCGACAGTGGACGGTAG